A stretch of the Diprion similis isolate iyDipSimi1 chromosome 14, iyDipSimi1.1, whole genome shotgun sequence genome encodes the following:
- the LOC124414603 gene encoding uncharacterized protein LOC124414603 yields the protein MDHWKMFAFFFVGSFFKDIRAINIKDVRIPKVVKEGTEEPIILDCNYDMGTSSNTGLTIKWYIGPELLYQWVQGSPPRASDEFHKYVDVSYKASNNSNTMYRAVKLVRPGLELSGNYRCVVFTHDDEVEAEERMVVYSPENYFTVHQDHKSTGASKSELIVTCLAKGLSPLPTITLRQDKEEIFQQTAIVPRPDGRYEVKSIAIMDAKRLRPPVTFKCEVHIEDANYTNFKEVVYSGSDAPLPRTFVLAVIFVVSIFIAGNQ from the exons ATGGATCACTGGAAAATGTTCGCTTTCTTTTTCGTCGGAAGTTTTTTTAAAG ATATCCGAGCGATCAACATCAAGGACGTGAGAATACCGAAGGTGGTCAAAGAGGGAACGGAGGAGCCGATTATTCTGGACTGCAACTACGATATGGGAACATCATCCAACACTGGTCTCACGATAAAGTGGTACATCGGACCAGAGCTGCTGTACCAATGGGTTCAGGGAAGTCCACCACGTGCCTCCGACGAGTTTCACAAGTACGTCGACGTGTCCTACAAGGCCAGCAACAACTCCAACACCATGTACAGGGCCGTGAAGCTGGTCAGACCCGGGCTCGAGCTTTCCGGGAACTACAGGTGCGTCGTCTTCACTCACGACGACGAGGTCGAGGCGGAAGAGAGGATGGTGGTGTACT CGCCTGAAAATTACTTCACCGTACATCAGGATCACAAAAGTACGGGTGCATCGAAATCTGAGCTTATCGTCACCTGTCTGGCCAAGGGCTTGTCTCCCCTGCCAACGATAACGCTACGACAGGACAA AGAAGAAATCTTCCAACAGACAGCCATCGTTCCTCGTCCTGACGGACGGTATGAAGTCAAATCAATCGCCATCATGGATGCGAAGAGGCTTCGACCTCCTGTGACGTTCAAGTGCGAGGTTCACATCGAAGACGCCAACTACACGAACTTCAAGGAGGTCGTCTACAGCG